Within Marinomonas mediterranea MMB-1, the genomic segment CTCAGTGGGTGAAGAGTATGAATTGATTGTATCCAAGGTCAATATAGATAGATCAATGGATTGGTCGCCCATTAGGCGGGGAGAGATAAGCGATGTCTGTGCTGAAAAGAGCTCTGGGAAGTACTATTCAGATCAAATGCCAGAAGAAGACCCCGATAGCAATACGGCCTCCTTTTTAGTTATTCAGTTATGCCGTTACAATGATGATTTGATAATAAACAGTGGTTTGTTGGGCAGTAAAAAAATGGAATCGACGTCCATAAATCGCCTGCTTTATCATTCTGTTGTGTTGGATAAGAGACTTTCTGGGGAAGTCGGTGTGGAATATGAAGAATAAGGGCGAAGAAATAAGGTGCTGACAAAAAGTAAACAATTTATGTATCAAGTAATCGCCGTAATTAGTTTAGGGCTGGCGATATTTGGTGTCATTACCCCAGGTTTTCCGGCAACGGAGTTTGTATTATTGTGCGCTTGGTCTTCTGCTAAGGGATCACCGAAAATTTATCATCTTTTACACACCAATCGTTTCACTGGCCCGGTTTTAAACGACTGGAAAAATGGAAAATTTATATCACTCAATAATAAAGTTTTCTCATCGATCAGCATGATTCTGTGTGTCTTTTTTTTATTTTATAGCGGCATCCACATTTATCTGATTAGTTTTGGTCTAATTGGCATCAGCATTAGTTTTATTTGGGTTTGGTCACGACCAAGTCGTGTATAAAAAAGCAAATAACTATGAGTTTTTCTTAATATAAATCTCATGGCTATTTGATCAGTCAGTTCTTATTATTTTAAGAATTTCAAATGTTATCGAGGTGCCCAATGGAAACTATTCAAGAAAAGCCAGAAACTCTTACCTTTGCAAAAAGACTGAAGTTTTCAACCAGAACCAATCACGACAGCGTTGATCAACTTGTAATGCAATCCGCACCCTTTTTGAACAACATAAATTACGCAAAATTTCTGCGTCTACAGCACATCTTCCACTTAAGCGTCGCGCCTTTTTATCAAAATGATGTTTTACAGGAATGGTTCCCTGGATTAGCCGATTTACCAAGGCTATCAGCAGTAGAATCTGATTTAAAAGATCTAGGGCTTGAGCCAAATGTCTCATCTTATCAACTCGCGACTGTGCCAAATCTCTTCCAAGCAATTGGTTGGTTGTATTGCGCTGAAGGCTCCAACATCGGTGCGGCATTTTTGTATAAGGAAACGCAGAAGCTTAATTTTGATGCGGAACATGGTGCTAAACACTTAGCAGCACACCCGGAAGGTCGAGCACCGCACTGGCGTAAATTTGTCGCACAATTGGATGCGTTGAACCTGACAGAAGAACAAGAGAGCGAAGCCGTGAAGGGCGCTACAGAGGCTTTCGCTTTTTACAAGAAAACCTTAATAAGCCTAGAAGACTGAGCAGAATAAAACATTTGTATTGCTAGAAAAAGCGATAGCAAGGTCGATAAAAAAACAGCTGCGTGATGATGCGATGCATTCTACACCGCTGCACGCAGCCGTTATCATTCAATACCTTAGCAGGTATTACATTTCAAACGTGTTGTTTAAGAATTCAATCACGGCTGGAACTTCTGCATTGAACGCATCACCACCGTGTTTGCCTTCTTTAACACGACGAAGCTCAACCGATTCTACGCCTGAGCGTTTCTTCATTTCATTATAAAGACGCTCTGTTTGCAGCGGAGAAATAACGAAATCTTTAGCACCATGAACCAGCAAGCTTGGTGGAAGCGGCGTGCTCAGCGGCAATTTCATAAGGAATCGATAAGGGCTCGCAGCATCCGCTAACGCTTTGTTTTCCGGTACGGGTTTCCCAACCAACAAAGATTCTGGCGTCGGTTCTTTTGCCATATTTCCACGGTCAGGGACGTCATCGTTTGCACGGTCAGGAATGATGCTGATCAGATCGGAAGGTGCATACCAAGAGACTAAAGCATCAAGTTGAGTTTCAGGGTTTTGCGCCTGATCAAATGCCGCCCACAAAGCTAAATGTGCCCCCGAAGATTGCCCCCAAACCGCCATGCGATCGGCATCATAACCATACTTATCGCCATTGGCTCTGACGAAATCAAACGCATCACGTAAATCGTGCAGTTGCGTTGGCCAAATGTCTTCGCTGCTGTAGGTATAATTAATTGCAACCACGGCGTAACCTGCATCAGTTACTTGAGGCACACGGTTATACAATTCAAATTGTGTTTTGTCGTTTCGGAACCAGCGACCACCGTGAATAAATACAACAACAGGCGGTTTTTCTGCTTTCATGGTGTCCGGTAGATAGATATCCAATTGGTTTCGCGTACGCTCACCATATGTAACGTCTTTAATCAGCTCCATTGCCTGCACTGCTCCGGAAAAAGCGCCTAACATAGTAAGGCCAATTGTTATTTTTTTAACTTTTTCTGCCAAATTCATTTTGAGCTCCTCGATTTTTCATTTTGGTTACTGCGCCAAAAATTGTATTTTCTAAAGCTAATACCCTAAAACTATTAATAACTTAAAGTTAATACCTTAAAGCAACTACTTTTTTGTTTCCTTCTTCTTAACTTATACTTTTCAATCCATAGACAAACAAAACTGTTTATCTACCAAACAGATTAATTCAATTGAACCAGAATACAAGACTAAACAGGTGTTCAAAAAAAGCATATTAAAATTGCTGCGTTGCTCTTTCTATACGCCACATGCTGACCGCTCTAGAGGCAAACAGACCGCTAAAGCCACCATATAACATCGAAAGAAGACTGACCGTTATAGGCTGAGCGAGTAATTCAGGCCTCATCGCTTCTAATACACCCACAACGTATTTGGTCATAAAAATGCCTAGTATCAAACACAAGGGCACCCAACTACCTTGCACAAAGTAGGTCTGCTCATCGACGTGATAAGACGCCCTTTTGACAGGGAACAACTGGCTGGCAACCAACGTCATCGTGACCAGACCAACACCCCAAAAAACCATCGCGTCGTTGCTTACCCCAAAACTCAACACATTACTGTGAAGCGACCACGTAACCATAATGACAGGCATCAGGTATGCACGATACTTAGAGACTTGGCGATCACGGGACTGTAGCCAACCAAGGTAAAGAAGCCCGCCTAACAATGCCCAAACCCAAATAGGAGTGTTTACTAAAATGGAACCGATCATCGCATTTATCCTCCAAAATAATCATGATACTCAATTAGCATCCGTCTATTAGAGACGGTTCCGCTACAATAAAGTTGCTTATTTGTATGGTGTTACACATTTTTTTCTAAAACCGCGGCGCAAGTTCAGATAATTAAGCACCCACCCTACAGAAAACTTACATCGGCATTAGGGCGAGAGTGGCGAAAGAGGTAAGCAGACATCGGTCATCAACTCATGCTCAGCGACGTCAGGAAAGCGATTTAGGTAGTGAAAAAACAGAGGATCTCCTCTTAGCTCTTCTCCGCTTTGCGGTAACCACTGACGGTACATCGCGTAGATGGTATCGCTTATTTGATCATGTGATCCGAAATGTCTAGCAATCGCATACCGACCTCCAGCAAGCGTTTTATTGATGATACCGAACTCGTTTGTCGGAATGGGCGCTTGCACTTCGGCACCGATATCAAACCGAAATTCATTTTCGGGAACACTTTTCGGGTCATGGTACACAATACCAACGGTCTTAGACTTTTTGACGGGAGAGAGGCCGGTACTTTTTCGCCACTGTATCATGGTCATCACGCTGTCCATGATTGCTTTTGGTGAACCATGATGCTCCACAACCGCTAGGGACAGTTCAGTCAAATCTCTTATATCTACTTTCACATCTGGCTCCGCTCTGTTCTCAATATGATGATAATGACGATGCCATAACAACCAATCGGGAGACTTTCTGAACTGAGACGGCGACATTCGAAAACGTTTTTTAAAGAGACGTGAAAAGGATTCCGCATGCTCAAATTTAGCTTGATACGCAATATCCGTAATAGACATAGAGGGATAGAAAGCCAATTGATACGCGGCTCGCTTTAATCTCATTTGCTGAATAAATTGATAAACGCTAACCCCCATGTAAGCAGAAAACAAACGCAAAAAATGATACTTGGAGAAGAATGCCTTCTCGCAAATCACATCCAGCGTAAGGTCTGAATCTAAATTAGCTTCAATATACCGGCAGGCTAGGTTTATTCGCTCGCCGTATCGATCACTTTTCATGACACGCTCTCAATTTTTTTTCCGTTTATTGTTTTCCATATAGCGCACTGTCTCAGTCAACTCCCCAGCGAGGTTATGAACAAAACCAGTGTCTCAATAAAACACGAGCTGTGCCTGATCATTATTGCGTTTTTACCGCCACGGCGAGGAATTAAAACAAATGAATGTGATCACAGAAAGTCCAATAAACACTAATAAAAAGTAGTCAATTCATCGGCCATTTGATACTTTCACACGCCTCAATGACGGTAACACGCTGCACTGACATTACCCTCTTGCTTGCCCGACCGAGTTCATCGGCTTGCTTTATTAGTGACAATAAAAGAAGACCTGATACACATGCCGACGAAAACACGGATATTCACCTCTGAAAACCTCGCGTTGCTTGCGTTTATTTTGCTGCTGGCGCTCAACCTTCGTGGCCCTGTTACCAGTTTTTCGCCTCTCATTCCGGAGATTGCAGCAAATCTGTCGTTAAACGGCAGCCAGTTAGGGCTCATAACCACGATTCCATTAGTGTGCTTTGCTCTATTCGCATTGCTTACCTCCAAACTGGTGAAGCATTTTGATGTTTATCGTATTTTGTTGGTAGGCACTGGGCTCATTCTATTAGGAATGTTGTGCCGTGCGGCAAACGGTTACAGCACATTGGTCGTCGGGGTGACTCTCATTGGCGCTGGGATTGCGGTTGGTAACACCTTACTTCCCAGTGTGTTAAAGCGCCATTTCCCGTTACATATCCCTTCATTGACTGCTCTGTACGTTTTGATGATGAGCATCGGCGGATTTGTGATTGCCAGCTCATCCGTCCCTCTTTCTTTATGGTATGTAGAATCCAATCACACAGAGTCAGGGTGGCGCTTTGCGTTACTCTGCCAAGCCAGTATCGTTCTGTTACCTGTGCTTGCTTACTTTTTTATTAAGCAGAACAAACCAACCAAACACACTCAATCAGACGAACCTCATCATTCTGATAACAAGCCTGTTCCGCCTTCTAAAACGAGTATTTGGCGCTCGACTACCGCTTGGCAGGTCTCAGGCTTCTTGGCACTGAACTCGTTTCTTAACTATGTGATGGTAGCTTGGTTTCCATCGATTTTGATCGAATCCCATTTCACCCAAACAACCGCAGGGCTGAATCTAGGCTATATGCAACTTGCGGGCGCCCTACCTTCTCTATTATTAACCCCGTTTATCAATCGCAAGAGTGTTTTTCCTCTGCTTTGTTTGCTCGCCACCAGCACAAGCACTCTGTCTATTTTTGCTTTGTTTTTGTTGCCGAAATTGGCCGTAATTTGGGCAATCACGTTCGGTTTTTCCAGCAGTTTAGGGTTTATTCTTGGGTTGTCCTTGGTTGCCATTAAATCAAAAGACACTCTTGAAGCAGCGGAGTTATCGGGCATGGCGCAACTGCTAGGTTATTCTCTTGCTGCGATTGGTCCGGTTACTTTTGGCGCGCTTCATGATCAAGTGGGCACATGGAATCCACTCCTGTTGATTCTTGGGTTGGTCGCGGTGATGTGGTCAATGATTGGTTGGAAGGTTTCGCGCCCCAATTTCTGACATTCCAGCATAGTCGTTGCAGGGCATCCTCTGATATAGTTAATGGTCACAACCCTTTTGGCAATTCACTTAAGTGGCGGCAATGGCGAAAAAGCACCTAGGCAATTTATTTATTCTTTCTGCACCTTCTGGTGCGGGTAAATCTTCTCTGTATAAAGCGTTGCTTGCAGAGGACAGTATGGTTCGAATTTCAGTTTCTCATACGACACGAGCAGCGCGTGAAGGCGAGCAAGACGGGCGTGAGTACCATTTCACCAATATCGATCATTTCTTGGATATGATCGCAGAGGAAGCCTTTTTCGAACACGCCCAAGTATTTGATAACTATTACGGAACGTCCAAGCAAGCCATTTTCGATATGCTCGAACAAGGGCTGGATGTGATTCTTGAAATTGATTGGCAAGGCGCTCGACAAATCAGAGAGCAATACTCAGATGCCATTGGCATTTTCATTTTGCCGCCGTCCATTGAAACACTTGAAAGCCGATTACGAGGTCGCGGAACCGACAGTGACGAGGTCATTGCTCGCCGCATGTCGAAGGCCGTCGATGAAATCAGTCACT encodes:
- a CDS encoding alpha/beta hydrolase encodes the protein MNLAEKVKKITIGLTMLGAFSGAVQAMELIKDVTYGERTRNQLDIYLPDTMKAEKPPVVVFIHGGRWFRNDKTQFELYNRVPQVTDAGYAVVAINYTYSSEDIWPTQLHDLRDAFDFVRANGDKYGYDADRMAVWGQSSGAHLALWAAFDQAQNPETQLDALVSWYAPSDLISIIPDRANDDVPDRGNMAKEPTPESLLVGKPVPENKALADAASPYRFLMKLPLSTPLPPSLLVHGAKDFVISPLQTERLYNEMKKRSGVESVELRRVKEGKHGGDAFNAEVPAVIEFLNNTFEM
- a CDS encoding YbaN family protein, with amino-acid sequence MYQVIAVISLGLAIFGVITPGFPATEFVLLCAWSSAKGSPKIYHLLHTNRFTGPVLNDWKNGKFISLNNKVFSSISMILCVFFLFYSGIHIYLISFGLIGISISFIWVWSRPSRV
- a CDS encoding DUF6622 family protein; translation: MIGSILVNTPIWVWALLGGLLYLGWLQSRDRQVSKYRAYLMPVIMVTWSLHSNVLSFGVSNDAMVFWGVGLVTMTLVASQLFPVKRASYHVDEQTYFVQGSWVPLCLILGIFMTKYVVGVLEAMRPELLAQPITVSLLSMLYGGFSGLFASRAVSMWRIERATQQF
- a CDS encoding biliverdin-producing heme oxygenase, which encodes METIQEKPETLTFAKRLKFSTRTNHDSVDQLVMQSAPFLNNINYAKFLRLQHIFHLSVAPFYQNDVLQEWFPGLADLPRLSAVESDLKDLGLEPNVSSYQLATVPNLFQAIGWLYCAEGSNIGAAFLYKETQKLNFDAEHGAKHLAAHPEGRAPHWRKFVAQLDALNLTEEQESEAVKGATEAFAFYKKTLISLED
- a CDS encoding AraC family transcriptional regulator, with the translated sequence MKSDRYGERINLACRYIEANLDSDLTLDVICEKAFFSKYHFLRLFSAYMGVSVYQFIQQMRLKRAAYQLAFYPSMSITDIAYQAKFEHAESFSRLFKKRFRMSPSQFRKSPDWLLWHRHYHHIENRAEPDVKVDIRDLTELSLAVVEHHGSPKAIMDSVMTMIQWRKSTGLSPVKKSKTVGIVYHDPKSVPENEFRFDIGAEVQAPIPTNEFGIINKTLAGGRYAIARHFGSHDQISDTIYAMYRQWLPQSGEELRGDPLFFHYLNRFPDVAEHELMTDVCLPLSPLSP
- the gmk gene encoding guanylate kinase, which translates into the protein MAKKHLGNLFILSAPSGAGKSSLYKALLAEDSMVRISVSHTTRAAREGEQDGREYHFTNIDHFLDMIAEEAFFEHAQVFDNYYGTSKQAIFDMLEQGLDVILEIDWQGARQIREQYSDAIGIFILPPSIETLESRLRGRGTDSDEVIARRMSKAVDEISHYDEYDFVIVNDDFDDAFTQLRTIFTAMRSKTAVMKEKHTNLINDLLSL
- a CDS encoding TadE/TadG family type IV pilus assembly protein, whose protein sequence is MRRRFLANESGATVIEFALSLPIMFGILLVSTDLYNINRMRGDMEQASHNLASILANQQEWNADSFDYLIEHTIDNSVGEEYELIVSKVNIDRSMDWSPIRRGEISDVCAEKSSGKYYSDQMPEEDPDSNTASFLVIQLCRYNDDLIINSGLLGSKKMESTSINRLLYHSVVLDKRLSGEVGVEYEE
- a CDS encoding MFS transporter, which gives rise to MPTKTRIFTSENLALLAFILLLALNLRGPVTSFSPLIPEIAANLSLNGSQLGLITTIPLVCFALFALLTSKLVKHFDVYRILLVGTGLILLGMLCRAANGYSTLVVGVTLIGAGIAVGNTLLPSVLKRHFPLHIPSLTALYVLMMSIGGFVIASSSVPLSLWYVESNHTESGWRFALLCQASIVLLPVLAYFFIKQNKPTKHTQSDEPHHSDNKPVPPSKTSIWRSTTAWQVSGFLALNSFLNYVMVAWFPSILIESHFTQTTAGLNLGYMQLAGALPSLLLTPFINRKSVFPLLCLLATSTSTLSIFALFLLPKLAVIWAITFGFSSSLGFILGLSLVAIKSKDTLEAAELSGMAQLLGYSLAAIGPVTFGALHDQVGTWNPLLLILGLVAVMWSMIGWKVSRPNF